The following is a genomic window from Rutidosis leptorrhynchoides isolate AG116_Rl617_1_P2 chromosome 8, CSIRO_AGI_Rlap_v1, whole genome shotgun sequence.
TTGACTATGTCTAGGAAAGTTACCCTATGACAAGAAGTTCTACAACTGGATATTGAATTTTACTTGGTGACTCGTCGATTTCTTGGAAGTCTAAGAAGCAAAGTGTAGTGCCAAGGTCATCTGCAGAAGCTAAATACAGGACCATGAATTTAACATGCTATGAAATAACTTGTTTGGTTAGCCTATTAAATAAATTTGACTTAACTGATTTGGGTCTTGTGGAATTATTTTGTGACAATCAAGTTGCAATACATATTGCAACTAATCAGTGTTTCATGCTAGAACTAAGCATATATTGAGGTGGATTGCCATTATGTCATATATCAAGTAAAAAGTGGAAGTATCCAATCATAATATGTTCATACAAAGTCTCAATTAGCAGATGCTTTTACAAAAATTGTTGGTCAACATAATATCTTACTGAGCAAGTTAGGTGTTCTCTTCCTAGTAACACTCAACTTGAGGGAGAGTATATAAGTCAACTCAAGTAAAATACAGGAGAATCAAAGTCCAGGGGTGTTCTATCAATAATGCAAACTTGAAGTCCAGATGATGTTCTGTACATAGTAATTTATTTGGGACTAAAGCTGTTAAGTTGAGATAGCTGTTTGTTAGGTCGTTATAGTTAGTTAGGGTTGTTAACGACGGTTAACAAGTAATTTGGGTATTTAATCCCTTAATCccaaagtgtgtgtgtgtgtgtgtgtgtgtgtgttcaattccTAAACTTCTCAAATGCGGTGACTTTGATGTAGGTTTATAACATATATTTTCAGGGGATGAATTACGGTTGAGGGTAACTCGCGGTCCAGAGACACATGTACAAACCCTAATCAAACCCTACATCATCAAGTCCCCCATTTTGAGTGAGGTTATTAGGACTACATGATTTAACACCTCTGTTCGTAAACTGTGAATAACCCAAGTTGAGATAAAGATCTCAAGAGAGTGGTTAAATGTTGTGCCCTCCCGTCGAATGATCGGAATCATGTGACGACCCGGGGTGCCTTTGCAGAGGTAGTTCCATGGACTATCTACTTCGATGGATCTAGCACTTTGGGGGCTACAGGGTCGGAGTGGTATTAATATCACCTTCAGGCCAGGCCCCACATGCTACTAAAAGATTGAAGTTTCAAACCTGACGGTATCACAGCTTAGGAAAAACTGCTTTCGTACAGTCTCTTATTTTTTCGCATGAAAGTGAGTGGCAAAGTCTGGTTCAACTAAGGAGTAGGTCGCCCTATCTAATAGAGCGGGTAATGCTCAAATTATTTTTTTGTATTTGGGGTTGACGCCGAGAAAGACTAAAGACGGGAGAGCACGCATAGACATCCTCGGGAAAGCACTAATGAACTACGCCATCCCTGACACTTATGCGGTGAGATACCAACTATCCGATATCGCCCACAAAGCTAAGAGGCCACTGGCACCGAATAATACCCATAAAGAACGCTAAGGTGTGAGCTAGGAGACTGTCTTATTCATAGCACAAGGGCAGACGGCATGGCTAACTCTTTTGGCTATGTCTAGTTCGGATAGTACTCCTCTAGCTAGCATGCAAATGAAAAGATGATGATGCGGGCTGGACTAGATTTCCGTCATTCATGGAAAGTGCACGGATAGACGCCCTTTCCCCTTTTCACAATGTTCGTGCATTTGCTCACGAATTCAAGTTTGAATGTCCCATCGAAGTCCAACGCGCTCTTTTTGATCGGGAGAGCGGGATGGGCAACTTCAGTAACCATACATGTATAGTAATCATATCGTAAAAACCCGAAAGTATGGTACCGATCGTGTAGATGATCATTAGGAGGCAGACCATATACATAGAAGAGAAGCCCTACAAGGAGAATGTGGTGGCTAATTTGCTGTTGACTTTAATGTAGGTGTATAACGTATATTTATAGTGGAAGAATTATAGTTTAAGGTAGCTTGCCGGTCAGGCCATGTACAAACCTAATTAAACCGTAAATAATCAAAAATGAAATTTATGATAagaagttctttttttttttttttttttgatggatCATTTTTAGAATTTTTTTCTAAAATGGTAATAATTTTAAACCAACTTTCAAAACTGGAAAAAATGAAAAATtcaaaaatggtaaaaccgaagtttggaacctcGGTTTTGCCatttccgaagtttcaaacttcggtttttggTGGTCTGTCAGCAGAAAccctaaaccgaagtttggaaATTCGGTTTTACCAaatccgaagttccaaacttcggttttggtatttattattttttttaaacactaATTTTATAAATAACTTGGTTTTGATAGTTAATTTACAGTTTCATAATCTAAAATTACtttaaaaacatataataacattacaaacaataaaatattaatattagtaagatgcaaatacaaattttttgaacaacacttttattaatatcagaatcacggttacatttttttaaaaataaaaatacataatttaaaaCAACACATAGAAATTTAACACATAATTAAATTAGATGCAATGGAAGAGGTTGGTTTTTCACAATTGCTTCGTTTTTTTATCATAATCCATTCATCTTCCTCACAAAGATGCTCGAATTTTGCTTTACATTCATTCCAAAGCATCACGCCCGAATGTTCATTCGTAATGTTTTCTTTGAGCCACTCAAACACCTTCGAAATTGTTGTCATCTGACTAACATCCACATTTTGAAAGTACTTATATTTGTACCCATAGTAAAACTTTTTTTTGTGTTGAAAACTGTCCATTCCAATAGACATTAATTTGAACAGGAATTGGTGACATGTTTATGTTTACAAAATTAAAAATTTATGTTTGGATAAGGGAGAATAGAGTGATACATCTGTTTGTTGTAATAGATGTCGGTTTATATAGTGTAGTTAAAATTGGAAAACCGACCTTTTAAATTTCGGTTTCAGTAAAAGCTGCCGAATAGTAAAAGGTAACAGTTAACCTTGGTTGTCAACACAAAACTCCTTCTAATCGTCGTGTTATCACCAGTAAGCCAACTATTTTGGAATGAAATTTGCCCTCCCCAAAGAAAATGAAACATGAATTGACGAATTATAGAcatttttgtaattattgatgtatgAAACTGATTAAGATTAGTTTGAATTGTGTTGTTGGTGTTTGAAACTGACTTTGAAATGCTTGAATTGTGTTCTTGGTGATGTTTGTGTTTCAGTCCATGATAAGAGTGATATAAATAAATGAAAAAAGATGATAAATCAGATTTTGACATGATAGGTTAGCAGGTTTCAGTCCATAATTGAGACTAGGGTTGCAGGTTTCAGTCCATAATTGTGACTGGCGATGCAgactgcaaaaccgaagtttgaaacttcgattttgctgaaaagcctgcaaaaccgaagttccaaacttcggtttagggTTTCTGCTGACAGACCacacaaaaccgaagtttgaaacttcggaaatGGCAAAACCGAGGTTCCAAACTTCAGTTTTACCATTTCTGCAACGAATTTTTCATTTTTTCCAGTTTTGAAAGTTGGTTTAAAATTAttaccattttaaaaaaaaaaagtctcaTTTTTAAGCAATGTTATAACAAGTTTCCATTCTTCGTCATCTTTCCTATATAACATGGCAAAATGAAATTTACTAGCGTCTCTCTTAAATCTCCTTATCTCTATAATCTCAATCAACAACTTAACAATTCTCTAAATTATGATATTAAATCGTGAATAATTATGAATGCGAATATGGTAATACAAGGTCACTACTGTATTAACACGAAAAGAGTCCCTTCTTTACAGCAAAAAAAAACTTGATAAGTAACAAATGCTGAAGCTGAGTTTGCAACAGATAAATAATGTTTAGCAAGCAGTCGATTTGCACAACGGTTTCTGCTGTTGTTGGCTTTGACACTGCTCATGGCATGTTGTCACTTTATCACGTAGTTCTTCGAAAGCCCTCATTGTCTCAACATCAAATCCTCCAGCAAACTGTCAAATTATCAAAATTCAATTAGTCAAAATTTTGACATTTGAGGTCAAATTGACTAATTCACAATTTCATATTTTGATCCAAAAGGAGATCTTTTTACCTGATGTACACGGAATGCAAAACGTACACCTTGAACTATCAACTCTTCTTCTTCAGGACCACCACCTGTTTGGAGTTCTGCAGACACTCTTCTCATGTACTTCATTGCTAATTTAACCGACGCAAGCTTAATCTACAAGTATGAAATAATTGTACAAGTTTTAAATATATTTGTATCCAATTAAGAATTATTGAATCACAAGGACACAGTACCATATATATGATAAGATGATGGCCAAATACATTCAAACAAAAGAATCCACACAGTATGAATACAGAAAACAAGGGTAGGCCCTTTGCAAACACTGTTTCACATTTTTAGATTTACAATATGTACAAATTGTAGGTAGCCAAAATTTATGGAAATTGTTAAAAGAAAGCTAAGTTTGACATGCATAATACTATCAATCAATAATACCAATGTTCAAGAAAGGCCAACTACTTTCTTAAAAACTCAATTATATCAAAATTCCAAAGTAATGTACAACTTATGATTCATGACGTACAAGTCTTTAAGGAATTGCCTAAAAAAGCGTTGTAGAATCCAAGCAAATAAATTTCCGATTGAATGTGGGGTTTCACTCTCACATGTGTACATGTAGGTAGGGGACCTTGTAAAGTAAACAAAATCTTTGCAACTCATTTTGGCATTTTGTAAACAAATAAATTTTctgatttttttatgttttaatgcCTAATGGTAGACCGAGCCCCATGGTTACAAGTTTCTTTTTCTTGAAAATGTGCACATGAAAGCATATTTAGGGGCCACCAACACCCTAAGATGCTTTTTTAAATTTTAGACAAAATTATCAAAATGGACTCTGTATTTGTACATTTTTACCCTTATTTTTCAAAAATTGAAGTTTTCATCCTTAATAGCGTAAATATGTTCCAATTTATTCCTTGCGTTAACGGATGGTTAAATTGGCCTTTAGTTTAGGCTCGTGCGTATTATGTGAATATAAACCCCAATCTAATATATACTTAGTATGATAAAGGGAGCCCTAATTCAGTTAGGTGTCGTTTGTTTTTCAGTTtgcagaccttattatgtcttatgtctgcgcgcCCGCAGATGTTTTCACTGCAGACTGTTTGTTTTTCTGAAggcataagataaaataatgtcttattctgtCTGCAATCTCGCAGACTTGGAAatgtgcttctaagtgctgcagacagaattaagttattctgcagacataaaaacaaacagtcttcactattgagcatacagaccttcagaccacatcttctttacagacgtggtccgcagatcttcagacaaaaacatcttaaaaaacaaacaacaccttaatCTTCGTTCTATACTCATACATAACTTCCCCAAATCAACCTTCAATCCTAATTCAGAATGATTGTGTATTGTGTTTATAGTCCGTCGATTATTCGTAATTCGTTGACATCAAAGAATCCACTTCGAGCACAGAAATAGAACCTTCTACCTGGATTATTTGATGTCAACGAAGTACGAACAATCGACGGACTACCACAAATACAATACACGATAATTCTGATTTAGGATCGAAGGTTAATTTAAAGATGTTTTATATGGGTATAGAATGAAGATTAACTGAATTATTAGATAAGGGTTTATATTCATGTGATATGCACGTGCCTAAACTAACGGCCTATTTAACCATCTGTTAACGAAGGACTAAATTGAGATACATTTGCGCTGTTAATGATGAAAactgcagtctttaaaaaacgggGATGAAAGGGGCAAAAATGGACAAACACATGGACGATTATGACATTTTAGTCTAAATTTTAATTTATGACATTAGTAGTAAAATAAGGAGGACCCATTTCACTAGAGGTGACCATATAGGCGAATTCATTAATTTATTAATGCTCAAAAAAAGAAATACGATTTGGGCTAAACTTTAATCATTTGCATTGTTTTATTTCATCTATAGTTGTGTTATATTCATGCTAGAGACAAGACAACTATACCTTCAATAGACACATTTATTTAAAAAATTGGGTAAAGATTATCACATGTACAAATTTATTAGGGGGTAAGATAGACACCGTATAGTATGACCACTACCGACGCCATTAACTGTTTTATTTCATCTATAGTTGTGTTATATTCATGCTAGAGACAAGACAACTATACCTTCAATAGACACATTTATTTAAAAAATTGGGTAAAGATTGTCACATGTACAAATTTATTAGGGGGTAAGATAGACACCGTATAGTATGACCACTACCGACGCCATTAACTGTTTATGGACCACAACAGTTGGCTATAAAGCGTAAGGTGTGTTTCTTGTAGTGGACCGGGCGAAAACGTTAGATACGTTACTTATTTCGAACAAAAGTTTTGTACTAATTGCCCATTTATGTCTACTTATAAAGGAGTTTTAAAAACAAGAAAGAACTACCTGAGTTACAAATCCTGATTCTTGCATCCAGCCCATTGGAATTTGAAATACTTTGTAGCGTGTTGAAGCCGATTCTCGCATTCGTGATAAATTATACACTCCATGCTCTAATCTGTTTGACACCAAATTAATCAGCATGATAAAAAATTACAAATACATATTAAACAAGTTTTAACAAATATAACGATTGATTTTTTCTAATGACGGCCTTGGTTGTTAACGTGCATAGTACACTACAGTTATTATTGACTTTTGATTGACGGTTATTCTTTTTTATAAACATTTTATGCACCTTAACGACAACTTTAGGCATGTTGTTAGAAAGATCCTAAAAAAAATTCATACTTTTCAAACAATCCTTGCATTTTCTTGAGAGCGGGAGCACAGGGCTGGCGAGGATCATCACGAAAAGATGACACCTCTGATTCTAGCTTCTTTAGATCGGAATAACCGAATGCAGCTTCTCTCAATGCATCGGCTTTATGTTCTGGCCATTCAAAGTGTTTAAGAACTGCCCTCTCATCAACCTGAATCCAATACAAGAAAACAGTATTAGATCATGAGATCATCCAATTTGAATTATGAGATATTATATGAGCTAAATTATGATGATCACCAGGTAAGAGAGTTCATCATCAAGCCATTTAACAAAGGGCACAACATCTTCAATATCTGTAAATGCTGCATTCTCAACTTCCTTGATCAGAAACCTTATGAAATCACCTTGTGTTTCCACATCTGTTTTTATCTGTAATGAATTAATCACCAAAACAAATAATTAAAAAATGACCTAAACAAAATAACAAGAAGCATCACATTATCTGTAAATGAAACAAATATTGTTCCTTTTCTCTAGTTAAAACTGGAAAGTCTAATACAATGTCCAATATAGTATTATGGTAAATGATCTATAATAGTAACTGTTTACAATCCAGAAATGTTAACTTCATCCAAAATAAAATTTCTTGTGGATGGTAAGTATCATTTTCTAGGTAATGTACAAGTTGTTAGACCACCATTAAGCCTATGGTGGAGTAGTGGAAGTAGGGTGAGAAAAAAGAAATGAGGTGTCAATTTGTGATTGGATGTAAAGAAAACTAACTTCTAAACTTTTCCATCAGTATCTAACAGCGGGTTAAAAGCGTCAATTGGCACAAAAGAAAATGACCGCAATAACGCTACAGGGGTGACACTCCTTTAGAGACGGTCTTACGGTACTCTTTTTAACCTGAAATGATACACATCCTAAAATACTACAGTAGAAACCTAATAACCCTAAAAGGATTCAGCAAAAGTTACATAATGTGAAATGTCTATGCTACCCTTTGCTACCTCACAATTTTGATTTCAAAAATCCGAACAGTCTTGTCTTTACAGTAAGGGTGATGATTCTCACAcatacttttttgatcctcacacaccaattgagtattattagaagaataaaaggttaaaataggtgtgtgagtatcaaaaaagtgtgtgtgagaatcatcccttaCAGGAATCATTTATTTCGAAATAATAAATAATGGTAGCTGAGGACCGTTTGAGGGGCAAAAAAGTAATTAAACCACTTACCGCAAGCAAATGCGAAGACCGGTTCTCGATTTCTCCGATCATATCACGTGTATTCGCCGTCGACGGAACATCCGCCGACGCACCTCCGTTACACGATTCTCGGCGAGATTCTCTCCGCATTAATGAATGATAAAACTCAACCACCTCAGGTACTCTCGTCACCTTCGCCGGAAAAGTCTTTACACTAGTCGTCACCGGCGGCGCCGGTGGCGGCGGCGGCGGCGACGGATCTGCAGACTTTATCTTCCTCGGCGGCGGCGGCGGTGGTGGCGGAACTGGTTTACTCACCAGCGCCGGCGCCGGAATCTGTTGCTCCGTCAATGCTCGCTCGGCCGAGCTGCTTAACGAGCTCGTAGACGAACACgatgacgataacgataacgaaggGCGTGGTGGCGGTTTTGGAACCCTAGGAACACGTGACCGAATCTCGATAACGGAATCGGAACTCATATCTAACGAATCGCATCTCGAAAGCCTCGGTAAATTGTCGATTTCTACTAATATCGATTCCTTCGAATTCGACTCTGTATAACACTGATTACTATCATTGCTCGTATTATTATTCCTAATTGAAGCATTCGCGAATGTATGCCCGCGTTTTAAGTTCTTAATCATACTCGATTTCCCCGAAATATCGATCAATTGCTGATACTGATGAAACTTTCGTGATGAATAATCCTCAATTCGCTTTTCAAACTCTTGTTTTTGTTCCGTAAGTTGTAAATGTAGCATCTCCACTTCTTGCCTTAGCCTCTCATTTTCGGTTTCTAGACACTCGATTTTATTTTTTGATTGATTGATTTCTAAATCTTTTTTGGAGATCTCTTGTTCGAGAACAGGGAGAATCGCGACAGACTCCTTGAGCAGTTTCTGCTCAAGGAGTTGTGTACGTAGTCGTGATTCTCGTTCTCGTAAACCTTCTACTAAAAGTAGAAGTTCCGCCACGTCTGGCGGTTTAGGCTGGACTTGTGATGATGATTTGGAGAATACACCAAATGATTTAgaaaacattgcatttttttgtgGTAATTTTCCACTTCCGCCACTTGAATGTAAAGGTGATTGATGACGTTGTGAttggtgttggtgttggtgttTGGGTTCTGGTTTGGGATTTGCAGGTGATTTTTGTAAACCCATTGCTTGTTTGACTTTTCCGGTGACCATCTGATGATTGGTAAGATTAGGTGTTGTTCATTATGGGTATGGTTTGCCACAAAGGTCGTTGTTAGAGTTGCCTGTGAGACTGGGAGAGTGATAGAGATGGACAAAGTGTATGTGTTCTTTTTTTTTTAAGTGAGagaaaaataaataaagtaaaaggAGGACACGAATAACGAGGAACGGTCTTCTGTAGGTTCTTGGTTTTGAAATGTTTGGGGAGATTTTAATAATGGGAATTAAACTTAGGTAGTGGTGTAGTAAATGCTACGCGCCAAACATATTTTGAAATTACTCCATAGATTTGAAGGATAAATTGTTGTCTTATTTACTTTTCTTACTTtccttttttaataatattaattaagtaATTAAGTGTTAACAATATTAATTACTCTCTTCGTTCCAATTTAATAGTTCATAGACAGAATACACACAATTTAACAAAAATTACTGTCACTTGTACTTTTTGTCCACTTTCAAATTTTACACCTTactttcaccaacattttttgtctcACTTGAATAAATTAAGGGTATCAAAGAACTTTATCCAATTATTCCTATTTATTTATGGAAGTGAACTTTTAATTTGAAAAATCTTAAGAATGAAAAATGGACTATTAAAATGGGACGGAGGGAGCACATAATACGaacataaaacaaataaataataaactaaaatatattaacgaattacggagtatataaattgattagttattttaattatggAAGAGATAAATTCGGCTCAAGAGATCAAAGTTCATAAAACAACTGCTACTGCATTAGAACTAAAACAGAATCTGTCGTACTTGATGCTAGTGAACTTGAATAGTGGAAAAATGCAAGAAAGCTTTGGATGGAGAAGGATAATGTTAAAGCCAGCATGATTAAGCAAAAGGCACGAATTCGATGGTGAAAGCAATCAATTGGTTTTGGGAGTACGGAGAAATCTCAAGAGGTTGTAATGCATCCTTTGTCACTCTTGTTCCGAAAAAAGCGGATCCGGTTGGTCTTAGTGATTTTCGGTCGATAAGCATAATAGGAAGTTACTATAAAATAGTGGCAAAAATTCTTTCAAACTGTCTTAGGAAGATTTTACCATCTCTAGTGGGGTTCGGAACAAAGTGCATTCTTAAAAGGGAGGTACATCTTAGATGGTTCGTGATCAATCCtaaattagcgatgttacttaattacggattgagtgcaataagattataatggaggacggAATGTttaatgattattttgggccccgatgatcgtctttcactttaactatcaagtgatcaaccaccccgacccggtcttgattattaattagcataattcacctttgcgcgatgtaaaaatcccttgggctcacaagtggaaattacaaaggcctgggcaaaatggcagagaatcaacaacccataaatgagaggccatgctccctatttatagtattcgagatatccgcggtctgcgaattacctaaccatccgcgaaaactcagcggatcaaaccgcagtctcttattaacgcggaaacataactgctgcactttattttcagcgaatattgcatatcttgGTTTTAGGGTCCGCGTAATTCTGCTCTTGGCctgtagcaaataaaatatacatatacaatgctatgtatatgatcaagtcccccagtttattatgatacattttcgcgaagcaaatgtatcatgataaactctaaaaataaagaagtgcttattaaaatatttcacaagcaatattttataatttttaccgtccatttattaccgttgtttttattaggcccaacgcgtaattacaacggtaactttcgccaTTCTGTCAAATCAATACGCTGTAACGGTTAGAAATTTACCGTTTACAAGTTGCGGTAATTTCAGCCGTTTAAATGTAATGATTATCCTTTCCACTTGCTCGCCCTAattccaattataaatagctgaataatccgcataaaaactttacgcTTTCTCGCTCGATTTCATTTTCAATCAAATTCATCTAATCACAATCGTACCAAGCAATGCCACCAACGTACAACCGCTGCTAAACGTGTTTCGCACGTGTAACAGTCTGATTTTATACAATGTGGGATGGTTTTCATTCCGCAGCAAACTGGGTACAATGATTTCGCCAAAAGACTCAATCGGCAACTGGCGCGGTTCTTTCTTTTATATTAACGACACCGCGAAtgtgaacaacaacataccaaAAACATGGTGTACAGAACTTGATCCCAATCTCAATGAGAAACCTGTACTTGATGATCATGAGCATGATATTCTCAAGACACTCAAAAACGCAGGTCTAATTCTGCGAGCTTATTCGAATGTACCGCTGTACATCGGCAGAGTTTCAATTCAATGGCCATGGAGCGACTATGACGCGCTTTTGGTTGACCAGGCAAAAAATGGTATTTCGCTTAAACTTATCGCataatacttttcatacttttcgcAGTATATTTTTGCTTCACATAACACTATATGTTTATATTTTCGCAGTGATTGCTCTTGACCTTGTCATGAGGTCTGCCGATATCAGCAGGATCAGCCCTGCTCGTCGCCTAAAAAATGGCGACGGCGAGATTATACTTATTGATGAGCCAATCATCAATACATGTTATATTACTAGTGGCGAGGACCGCGGCAAACGAAAAGTTGTGGAAGGTGCCCCCACTCCACGCAAAAGACGACTACGGTCTCTTTCTGAACAAGAAACAAGTAAGCGATTGCTAAGTTCGCAGTATTCATTCATTATGCGCTTTGTTATTTTCGCATAGATTCACTACATTTGTTTATCTGGTTATAGTTGTTCTTTCAGAGTCATCCGCTGAAACCACCCCGTTCTACAAACATCAGAGGGAGCATCCCTACAGATGTTCTTGAAGAGCCTGATCGGGAAAATTTATCACTTCCTTCGGATGCAGAAGCATCTAATCGAGAAGAGGAAGGAGAAGATGATGCGGAAGAAACCGCAGCAGCAGAACTGGCCAATCAACTATACCGCAAACTTTACAAATTTATCCCAAAGGATACAAAAGAGCAATACCGCAATTTATCATATCCTGAAGCTGCAAGGCAACGATTGCATAATTGCTCTAACGCAATTTGCCTCACTGTAGACAGTATGGATCGTTACACCGAGATGTCAGATGAATATGATAATGTTGTGAAGATTGCCAATGCTAGCGAGAGAAAAGCGCAAAGGACTGAGGCGCGGTTAAAAAAGGCTGCGGAAGAGAACGCCATTCTCAAAAAGAGGGCGGAAACTGCGGAACAAAATTTTGTACAGCTGGTCAAGTATCTCCCAACTTTtgcagataaagtgatggactccaatccagtcactgaaaaatttcaagcgTATGCCCAAGCAGCAAAACTTGCCACCCACTGTGAGTGGTACGATTTATTATGCAAGCTTAGTGATCTTTCTCAACCTCTACCTTCTGACATGGCGAAAGAAATATGCGCCACAGATGATGCTCGCGAAGCACTCGAGAGAGCGAAGAAGGAGGTCGAGAAAATTAGCATACCTGCCCTGGAGGAACTTAGTTAGCGCGAGGGCGTTTCATTCGCAGATATTGAAGCATTAGAGCTTTAAATTTGGCTTAGCTAGCTTTTGAATGTATTCTCGCAATCTTGAATTGCGTTTTTTGTAATGACCCGCATTGTTTACACGTTTAATATTAATGACTTACTAACAATTcacagttgcaacttcttttatttatatagcgctttacatTATCGTATATTCATATTTCAGACTTGCCCTTTGCCATTTTCAcattcgttattgtgcacataacaaagcgtactttatgcgaaacaatcttttaatcattatgaatcttctaagtccgacaaatcgatccttaggcaaatttagcattgcgaagcatctaagtattggcaagatcaaatacttaggaaattttatcctttcgcaattattaacacaagtgggcaatttcatcactttgtttttaacaaattattTCGCAATGCATTTTTGCATTATTATAACATTTAAGTAGGCCATGTTTAGCGAAGACCATGCCACTTTACTTAAAGTATCCGCAaaacaaacattaacttagtgttataAAAGATAAGTAATTGTATTCTGCGAAATTATCACTACGTGTGGCCACACGCAATGCATTCGCTTTGTTAAAGAAACaactactaacactgaaattaactttgccTCATTCATTATTGTTTCGCATTACAAGGTTCAAAAATAAATGCAACAATCATATTCACATTATTATATCATACATTGATGAAGTTTGCCTTAGCATCTCattataacttttaagattttGCACTTATTCAGGATTAACTGAATTTCCTTCAAGACCCATATTCGCATTTGCCATGATCATAGCGCAGAATGGCTCCATCTCCGCAGAAATTAGCGTGCCAATTCCTTTATTTGCAGAAAATTTAACCATGCCATGCATAGTAGAAGGAATAGCGCCAAACATGCACAGAGCACT
Proteins encoded in this region:
- the LOC139863044 gene encoding protein INCREASED PETAL GROWTH ANISOTROPY 1, with the translated sequence MVTGKVKQAMGLQKSPANPKPEPKHQHQHQSQRHQSPLHSSGGSGKLPQKNAMFSKSFGVFSKSSSQVQPKPPDVAELLLLVEGLRERESRLRTQLLEQKLLKESVAILPVLEQEISKKDLEINQSKNKIECLETENERLRQEVEMLHLQLTEQKQEFEKRIEDYSSRKFHQYQQLIDISGKSSMIKNLKRGHTFANASIRNNNTSNDSNQCYTESNSKESILVEIDNLPRLSRCDSLDMSSDSVIEIRSRVPRVPKPPPRPSLSLSSSCSSTSSLSSSAERALTEQQIPAPALVSKPVPPPPPPPPRKIKSADPSPPPPPPAPPVTTSVKTFPAKVTRVPEVVEFYHSLMRRESRRESCNGGASADVPSTANTRDMIGEIENRSSHLLAIKTDVETQGDFIRFLIKEVENAAFTDIEDVVPFVKWLDDELSYLVDERAVLKHFEWPEHKADALREAAFGYSDLKKLESEVSSFRDDPRQPCAPALKKMQGLFEKLEHGVYNLSRMRESASTRYKVFQIPMGWMQESGFVTQIKLASVKLAMKYMRRVSAELQTGGGPEEEELIVQGVRFAFRVHQFAGGFDVETMRAFEELRDKVTTCHEQCQSQQQQKPLCKSTAC